From the Candidatus Marinarcus aquaticus genome, the window GTGCACTTTTTGTATCATTATAGACATTTATGAACCAGATTATTAAGGAGTACCGATGAAAATTGATGTCAACAATGTTGCATTTTGTTTGGTGGATGTGCAAGAGAGACTCTTCCCTCACATTACCAATAAAGAGCAATTGGAAAAAAATTTAGTGATTTTAGCAAAAGGTCTGCAGGTGCATGAGGTTCCTTTTGTGGTCAATGAACAGTATAAAAAAGGGATTGGTGAAACGATTCCATCGCTGGAAGAGTTGGTTTCAGCCTATGCACACTATGAAAAAACCACGTTTTCTTGTTGTGGAAATGATGATGCACTTAATGCCATCAAAGCGACAGGGAAAAAACAGATTATTGTAGCAGGTATTGAGACGCATGTGTGTGTACTTCAAACGTGCTTGGATCTTTTAGAAGAGGGATTTCAAGTGGTTTTAGTAACCGATTGTTGTTCTTCAAGAAAACAAAACGATACTGATGTTGCAATCATGCGGTTGGTACAAGCAGGTGTGATTCCTACAACGTATGAGTCATTGTTGTTTGAATTAACAGTGAATGCAAAACATCCTAACTTTAAAGCAATCGCTTCATTAGTAAAATAACGCTTAGACAGAAGCACTTAAGGTGCTTCTGTCTCTGCACAATTTTTTCAAACAGTGTCACATTTTATAATTCTGTGCTATAATAGTCATATGAAAAAGTTATTTTTTATTGTCTTACTTTTACCTATGTTACTTTTAAGCCATTCAGACAAAGTTTATAAAGTGGTCATACGAAGTGACTGGCAACCTTACTATTTTATCAATACACAAGGCAAACCTGACGGTTACGCCGTGGAATTGTTTGATTTGATTGCTAAAGAGGCACATCTTGATTATAAATTTGTGCTTGCCAATAATTTTCAAGAAATCGTTCAATTATTGCAAGAGGGGAGCGTGGATATTATTCCCAATATCAGTATTTCAAGTGATCGACAATCTCTTTTACTTTTTACTCAACCCACAGATGATTTTTTAGTTAATATCTATAAACGCAACACTTCAACAGAAATAAAAAACTTAGATGATATCAATGATAAAAGAGTGGGTTTGGTACGCAATAACATTTGCACAAAAATATTGAATCAAAAGTATACTCAAACCAAACAGAGGTTTTATATGGACTATAAAGCACTCATTAATGGTTTATTAAATAAAGATGTGGATGTTTTTTGTTATCCTAAGCCTCTTATTGATTTTGAAAATGGGGAACACTCCTCTATTGTCTCGTTGGGAAAAGCACTCGTAGAGATCAAACGAGGTGTTGGGGTGACCAAAGAAAATTTTGACTTATTGCCTCTTTTGGATGATGCCATTACCAATCTTAAGCTTACAGGGGAGTTGAGTAAACTGCATAAAAAGTGGTTTAATAAAAAGAGTTATATTGAATTAACTCGAAGTGAAACCATCTTTGTAGTGTTAAGCTTTTTAGGAATTTCCTTTACAACATTGGTTATTATTGCCTATTTTATCAATAAGAAAAAATGGTTAATGACCAATGACATGCTTCAAAAGGAAGTGAAAAAACAGACTCAACTTTTAGAAGATCAAAACCAAGAGTTGACACGTCTTCAAGAAGAGCTTAAAGAGCAACTCAACAAAGATACATTGACCAACATTTATAATCGTAAGTTTTATAATCAAAAACTGTTGGAGTTTCTTTCACTGTTTGAGCGGTATGATATGGTTTTCTCTTTTGTTATTTTTGATATTGATGATTTTAAAAAAATCAATGACACCTTTGGTCATGCTTTAGGGGACAGGGTTTTAATAGAGTTGACACAAATGGTGAATCAACACATACGAATCACCGATTACTTGTTCAGAATTGGAGGAGAAGAGTTTGTTATACTTTTTGCGAATACTGAACTCGAAGATGCACGTAAGGTTGCTGAAAAATTACGAGAAAACATAGAAAAAGAGTTAACCACATTAGATAACCACACCGTTACAGTAAGTATGGGGTTAACGCAAGTGCAAAAAGAGGACAACGCCCAAAGCATATTTAAACGAGCCGATGAACTTCTCTACAAAGCAAAAAAAAGCGGTAAAAATCAAGTGCTTCTTTAAGCTACCAATGAATCATTGTTTTGCCTTTGGATTGTAAAATATCATTCGTTTTTGAGAAGTGTTTGCATCCAAAAAACCCTCGATATGAAGAGAGGGGACTGGGATGAGGGGCAGTTAAAATATGGTGTTTACTTGCATCTATGAGTTTACTCTTTGAAATAGCAGGGGCTCCCCACAATAAAAAGACCACATTATCACACTGTTGTGAGATATGTTTGATGATATTATCTGTGAAGATTTCCCATCCCAATTTATGGTGAGATTTGGGTTTGGCTTCTTCTACGGTTAAAATGGTGTTCAAAAGAAGTACGCCTTCATTGGCCCAAGGGGTTAAATTCCCATTTAAACAGCATGAATCTCGCCCCAAATCATCTTTAATCTCTTTTAAAATATTTTGCATGGAAGGTGGGTTTTTAATCTCACTTGGAGTTGAAAATGCCAATCCTTGCGCTTGTCCTTCTCCATGATAAGGGTCTTGTCCTAAAATGACGACTTTAAGCTTTTCAAGTGGGGTTTGTTTAAATGCATTGTAAATGTTCTTTTTAGCAGGAAAGACTTGGCTGGTTTCGTAACGTTTCTCTATTTCGTGTTGTAAATGTTTAAAATAGGGTTGTTGTTGTTCGTTGTGTATGATTTCATTCCATGTTTTCATCTTTATCCTTTTATAGACATATTATCGCAAAAATAGGGTTAAGTATGGATTGTTTAAACCAATTTTATTAGGGTATTGGATACATTAACATATATATTTATAAGGATGAATAATGACACTACTTCAAATAGATTTTCCACATCAAGGGCCTTTTGGTCAAGAGATGGTGCAAATGATGAGTGATTTAGCAAAAGATATTGCACAAGAAAAGGGTTTACGTTATAAACTTTGGACAGAGAATGAACAAACCAAAGAAGCAGGTGGTATTTATCTGTTTGATAACAAAGAAGAGGCATTGAACTATTTGGATAAACACACCAAAAGATTAGAGAGTTTTGGGTACAGCAATATTAACAGTAAAGTGTTTGATATCAATGAAGATTTAAGTAGACTAAGCAAAGCAGTTTTTTAAAAAATAAAGAAGGTTTAAGGGGGACCTTCTTTATTTAATCTGTTTGTATGTGTAAGCTTGACCGGTTCTTACAAAGCAATGTATGACTACATTGCCCCTTTTTAGGTCAAAGATCAGTAGGTATCAGCTGGAACGAAAACGTATCCGTCCATGATGATTCTTGCACTTCTGCTCATACTTGCTTTTTCAACCGTGTAATTATCGCCATTTTTAGACAGCGTTGCACCCACTTTAATCGCACCACTTGGATGACCAAAAGTTACAGAGTCTTTCTCTCCACCACCAGCAGCAATATTGACTAAAGTTCCTGGAATACAAGCCGCTACTCCAATTGCAACAGAGGCTGTACCCATCATGGCGTGATGCAGTTGTTGCATCGAAAGTGCTCGTACATGCAAATCCATTTCAGTTGCTTTCATTGCTTTACCACTTGATGTGATAAAGTCTTGAGCAGGAGATACAAATGCAATTTTTGGTGTGTGTTGTTGTGTTTGAGCATCTTCAGGAGATTTCATCACACCCATCTTAAGAGCACCTGCAATTCTGATTTTTTCAAATCGCTCTAAAGCTTCAGTGTCAGAGTTAATATCTCCTTGAAGTTCGCATCCTTTGTATCCAATCTCATCTGCATTTACAAATACGGTTGGAATACCCGCAGTAATCATGGTTGCTTTAAATGTACCCACACCAGGAACTTCTAAATCATCGACTAAATTTCCTGTAGGGAAAAGTTCTTCAGAAGGGTCTACGGGTTCAACGAATTCTAATACAATCTCTTCAGCAGGGAATGCAACACCATCAATTTCGTAATCTCCCATCTCTTTTACCATACCGTCTTCCATGGTGACATAACAAAGAATGGTTTTTTTGATATTGGCTTGCCAAATTCGTACACAACATACCCCATTGTCTGGAACGTTATCGACTAAACCTTCTTTAATGGCAAATGGACCCACTGCACTTGATAAGTTTCCGCAGTTTCCACTCATATCCACAAAATCTTTATCAATGGCTACTTGGCAGAAGTAGTAGTCTACATCGTGACCGGGTACCTCTGATTTTCCTACTAAAATCGCTTTTGATGTTGATGAAGTTGCTCCACCCATACCATCAATTTGCTTTTTATATAAATCAGGAGAACCTACGATTCTTTGAAGCAGTTTGTCTCTTTTTGCAGGGTCATTTTTTGTCTCTTCTGGTAAATCAGCAATGTTAAAAAATGTTCCTTTTGAAGTACCACCTCGCATATAGGTTGCTTTTACTTTGAATTGTGGTTTATATGCCATATGATTGTTCCTTAAAAAATGTTCCATTTTTGAAGGGACCTTTTAGTGTTTGTCTTCTTTTTATCGATGGGAATAAATCCCATTTAAAAGAAGCAAAATCCTAAAGAGGCTAACGAGTTAGCCTTGTGTCTCTCAAGTTTGAATGGTTATTAAAAAAGTTTATTTAACTTCTTTAAAAAACATTCTAGGGCTTAAAGCCCTAAAATTTGTGTTACCCTTCAGCAACAACGTCTTTAGCGAATTTTTGTAAAATACCACCGTTTTTATAGACTTCAACTTCAGCAGAAGTATCAAGTCTACAAAGCACGTTGAATTTAACCACTTCACCATTTGCTCGTGTCATAACAACCGTTAAGTCACATCTTGGAGTAATTTCTCCTTCAATATCAAACGTTTCGCTTCCATCAATGTTGTATGTAAATCGTGTTTCACCCTCTTTGAATTGTAAAGGAAGTACACCCATTCCAACAAGGTTTGTTCTATGAATTCTTTCAATTGATTCTGCAATTAAAACTTCAACACCTGCAAGTCTTACACCTTTAGCTGCCCAGTCTCTTGACGACCCTTGTCCATAGTTTGTACCTGCAATAATGATAAGCGGTTGTTTTCTTTTGTTATACTCTTCAATGGCTTCCCACATTCTTGACTCAGTACCTTCTGGCATGATTTTTGTCAAGGAACCTTGTTTCACGTTTCCATTTTCATCTTTAACCATTTCGTTAAAAAGTTTAGGGTTGGCTAAAGTAGCTCTACTAGCTGTATTGTGATCCCCTCTGTGTGTTGCATAAGAGTTTAAGTCTTCTACTGGAAGTCCCATTTTCAGACAATATTCACCTGAAGCTGAATCTGGCAGGATTGCATTCGAAGGTGATAAGTGGTCTGTTGTGATGTTATCTGGGAAAACTCCAAGTGGTCTTAACCCTTTAAGCGCTGGCATTTGCATATACTCATCTTCCCAATATGGTGGTTTTTGAATATACGTTGAGTTTGGATTCCATTTATAAAATGGCTCCGCTTTTACAGCAGTTAATCCATCTCGGTTGAACATTGGCTCATAGATTTCATTAAACATTTCTGGTTTAACAGAAGAAGCAATGACTGCATCAATCTCTTCATCTGTTGGCCATAAATCTTTAAGTTTGATATCATTACCGTTGGCATCTTTTCCAAGTGAGTCGTTTTCAATATCAAATCGGATTGTTCCAGCCAATGCGTATGCAATAACCAATGCTGGAGAAGCTAAAAACGCCTCTTTTACGTATGGATGGATTCGTCCATCAAAGTTTCGATTACCTGAAAGTACCGCAGTTGTATAGATATCTCTGTCAACCACTTCTTGTTGAATTTTTGGATCAAGAGCTCCGGACATACCGTTACATGTAGTACACGCAAAACCAACAATACCAAAACCTAATTTTTCAAGCTCTGGTAAAAGTCCCGCTTCTTTTAAGTATACTTCCGCCACTTTAGATCCAGGTGCTAAAGAAGACTTAACCCAAGGTTTTCTGTCTAATCCAAGTGCGTTTGCTTTTTTAGCCAGTAAACCAGCTGCAACCACGTTTCTTGGGTTTGAAGTATTGGTACATGACGTAATTGCAGCAATCAAGATACCACCATCTGGAATGAAGTCACCCTCTTGAGTCCACTCTTTTACAATTCCTTCATCTTTAAGTGTTGATGTAGGAACCAATTTGTGTGGTTTAGAAGGACCAGCTAAACTTCTTGTAACGTTTGTTAAATCAAATTTTAAAGTTCGTGCATAGGTTGCTTTATCAAAGGCATCTGCCCATAAACCATTTGCTTTTGCATACGCTTCTACTAATTTAACTTGATCAGAATCTCGACCTGTTAATTTTAAGTAGTCAATGGTTTGTTCATCGATTGCAAACATACCAGCACTTGCACCATACTCAGGAGTCATGTTTGCAATGGTCGCTCGATCCCCTAAGTTAAGGTATTGAACCCCAGAACCAAAGAACTCTAAGTATGCAGAGATGACATTATTTTCTCGTAAGAATGAAGTCAATGCTAACGCAATATCCGTTGCAGTAATTCCAGGTGCTCTTGTACCTACAATTTCAATGCCAATGATTTCTGGAACCCTCATATATGATGGATTACCAAGCATGACGTTTTCAGCTTCTAATCCACCAACACCCACAGCAATTACACCCAATGCGTCAACGTGTGGCGTGTGTGAATCAGTTCCTACTAATGTATCAGGAGAGGCAATTCCATCGATGTTGTGAACAACTGGAGACATTTTTTCTAAGTTGATTTGGTGCATGATACCATTACCTGGAGGAATAACGTCAACATTATTAAAGGCTTCTTTAGTCCAGTTAATAAAGTGGAATCTGTCCGCATTTCTTCTGTCTTCTATGTCTCTGTTTTTTTGGAACGCATCTGGGTCAAATCCACCACACTCTACTGCTAGTGAGTGATCCACGATAAGTTGTGTAGGAACCACTGGGTTCACTTTATCTGGATTTCCACCTTTTGAAGCAACCGCCTCTCTAAGACCAGCTAAGTCAACAAATGCCGTTAAACCTAAGATATCGTGACAGATAACTCTTGAAGGGTACCAAGGGAAATCTTTGTCGGTTCTTTTTTCAATTAATTGAATTAAAGAGTCTTTTAAATCTTCACTTGGACATTTTCGAATTAAGTTCTCAGCCAACACTCTTGAAGTGTAGTTCAACTTCTCAAAAGAACCCAGTTGAATATCTTCAACGGCACTTTTCACGTCATAATATTTTACATCTAAACCATCTAATTGTTTAAGATATTTTTCGTTTGTCATTGTTCTATCCCATATTGTAATCTCATAGGAATGTGCAATTGCTTATCCTATTTTTCTGCAATGATGCAGTACTAGCACACTCTTCAGTTGCCTCAATCGTGTTGAAGCCACTGAAAATCGTATTTGTTCAGTTTGGTGTTGATACCCCAAGGGGCAGATAAGAGAGAGCTCTTATCTGTCAGCAAGCGCTACGAACGCTCTTGGTTCAGGACCAGTATACTCAGAACTTGGTCTGATGATTCTGTTGTTAGCTCGTTGTTCAAATGCGTGAGCAGCCCATCCAGCAGCTCTTGACATAATAAATAGAGGCGTGTAGTATAATCTTTCAATTTGCATGTAGTGATAGATTAATCCACCGAAGAAGTCGATATTGTCTGGAAGACCTTTTTCAGCTTTTACTTTATCTCTGATTGCTTTAGCAATATCGAACAGTTTAGGATCAGAAGTCTCTAACTCTTTTAACTCTTTTGCTAACTCAAATCCAATAGGAGATCTTGGGTCTAATTCTCTGTAAACTCGGTGACCAAATCCCATGATTTTCTCTTTTTTAGCGAACAATTTATCAACTTCAGCCAATGCATGCTCTACGTTATCAAATTGTAATACGAATTTAATGGCAACTTCATTTGCTCCACCATGTAAGTGACCTTTTAATGTACCAATACCCGTTGTCATACAAGAGTAGATGTCTGATAAAGTTGATGCAGTAATTCTGTTTGCAAATGTTGAAGCATTGAATTCATGCTCAGCATACAGAGTTAACATAGCATTCATTGCTTTAACTTCTACGTCAAAAGGTTTTTTTTCTTTTAATCTTTCAACAATGAACCCTGCCATTGTTTGCTCTTCAGAGATTAAATCAATCTCTTTACCGTTTACGTGCCAGTGATGCCAGTAAACTAAGAATGATGGAAATGCACCTAAAAGTTTAGTGATTTTGTCCATTTGATCAGAAAAATCTTCTGCTTCTGGGAATACACATCCGTAAGCTGAAGTTGCAGTTTTCATTACATCCATTGGGTGAGCTGATGCTGGGATCGCTCTTAATACTTCTTTTACTGCAGCAGGAAGTTGTCTTGCTTCAATAATTTTGTCTTGGAACAGTTTTAACTCTTTTTTGTTTGGTAATTCACCTACTAATAAAAGGTATGCTACTTCTTCGAAATCTGCTTTTAAAGCTAAATCTGCGATGTCATAACCTCTGTAGTTAAGTCCGTTTCCTAATCCACACGTACAAATTGACGATTGTCCAGCTGTTACACCTGCTAATCCACTCATATTAATTCTCCCTTGTTGAATTTAAAATTAAAAAATTTCGATTTTTATTGTAATGTTATTTTGCTTTACCTTTAGCAAATAAAGCATCCATTTTTTTCTCATAGTCATGATACCCTAACATATCGTAGAGCTCCATTCTTGTTTGCATTGTATCAAGAACACCTTCTTGTGTACCTTTGTCTTTTAACTCTTGATATACAGCAAGCGCAGCTTTGTTCATTGCTCTGAATGCTGATAATGGGTAAAGAACCATATCAATTCCAACTTCTGCAAGCTCTTCAGTTGTGAACATTGGTGTTGCACCAAATTCAGTGATGTTTGCTAACACTGGTACTGACATTTTTTCAGTAAACTCTTTATACTCTTTTAATGTATGGATTGCTTCAGCAAAGATTGCATCTGCTCCCGCTTCAACGTATGCTAATGCTCTGTCAACTGCAGCTTGTTGACCTTCAGAAGCGTGTGCATCTGTTCGTGCAATGATATAAAAATCTGGGTCTAATTCATTTTTAGCATCCACTGCTGCTCGGATTCTGTCACACATTTCTTCTGTTGAAACCAACTCTTTGTTTGGTCGGTGACCACATCTTTTTGCAGCAACTTGATCTTCAATATGTAAACCAGCTGCACCAGATCTGATAAACTCTTTAACTGTACGAGCCACATTAAATGCATGTCCCCAACCAGTATCAGCATCTACGATTAATGGTGTATCACAAATTGA encodes:
- a CDS encoding hydrolase, giving the protein MKIDVNNVAFCLVDVQERLFPHITNKEQLEKNLVILAKGLQVHEVPFVVNEQYKKGIGETIPSLEELVSAYAHYEKTTFSCCGNDDALNAIKATGKKQIIVAGIETHVCVLQTCLDLLEEGFQVVLVTDCCSSRKQNDTDVAIMRLVQAGVIPTTYESLLFELTVNAKHPNFKAIASLVK
- a CDS encoding GGDEF domain-containing protein is translated as MKKLFFIVLLLPMLLLSHSDKVYKVVIRSDWQPYYFINTQGKPDGYAVELFDLIAKEAHLDYKFVLANNFQEIVQLLQEGSVDIIPNISISSDRQSLLLFTQPTDDFLVNIYKRNTSTEIKNLDDINDKRVGLVRNNICTKILNQKYTQTKQRFYMDYKALINGLLNKDVDVFCYPKPLIDFENGEHSSIVSLGKALVEIKRGVGVTKENFDLLPLLDDAITNLKLTGELSKLHKKWFNKKSYIELTRSETIFVVLSFLGISFTTLVIIAYFINKKKWLMTNDMLQKEVKKQTQLLEDQNQELTRLQEELKEQLNKDTLTNIYNRKFYNQKLLEFLSLFERYDMVFSFVIFDIDDFKKINDTFGHALGDRVLIELTQMVNQHIRITDYLFRIGGEEFVILFANTELEDARKVAEKLRENIEKELTTLDNHTVTVSMGLTQVQKEDNAQSIFKRADELLYKAKKSGKNQVLL
- the ung gene encoding uracil-DNA glycosylase; this encodes MKTWNEIIHNEQQQPYFKHLQHEIEKRYETSQVFPAKKNIYNAFKQTPLEKLKVVILGQDPYHGEGQAQGLAFSTPSEIKNPPSMQNILKEIKDDLGRDSCCLNGNLTPWANEGVLLLNTILTVEEAKPKSHHKLGWEIFTDNIIKHISQQCDNVVFLLWGAPAISKSKLIDASKHHILTAPHPSPLSSYRGFFGCKHFSKTNDILQSKGKTMIHW
- a CDS encoding monooxygenase, yielding MTLLQIDFPHQGPFGQEMVQMMSDLAKDIAQEKGLRYKLWTENEQTKEAGGIYLFDNKEEALNYLDKHTKRLESFGYSNINSKVFDINEDLSRLSKAVF
- the prpF gene encoding 2-methylaconitate cis-trans isomerase PrpF, coding for MAYKPQFKVKATYMRGGTSKGTFFNIADLPEETKNDPAKRDKLLQRIVGSPDLYKKQIDGMGGATSSTSKAILVGKSEVPGHDVDYYFCQVAIDKDFVDMSGNCGNLSSAVGPFAIKEGLVDNVPDNGVCCVRIWQANIKKTILCYVTMEDGMVKEMGDYEIDGVAFPAEEIVLEFVEPVDPSEELFPTGNLVDDLEVPGVGTFKATMITAGIPTVFVNADEIGYKGCELQGDINSDTEALERFEKIRIAGALKMGVMKSPEDAQTQQHTPKIAFVSPAQDFITSSGKAMKATEMDLHVRALSMQQLHHAMMGTASVAIGVAACIPGTLVNIAAGGGEKDSVTFGHPSGAIKVGATLSKNGDNYTVEKASMSRSARIIMDGYVFVPADTY
- the acnD gene encoding Fe/S-dependent 2-methylisocitrate dehydratase AcnD, which codes for MTNEKYLKQLDGLDVKYYDVKSAVEDIQLGSFEKLNYTSRVLAENLIRKCPSEDLKDSLIQLIEKRTDKDFPWYPSRVICHDILGLTAFVDLAGLREAVASKGGNPDKVNPVVPTQLIVDHSLAVECGGFDPDAFQKNRDIEDRRNADRFHFINWTKEAFNNVDVIPPGNGIMHQINLEKMSPVVHNIDGIASPDTLVGTDSHTPHVDALGVIAVGVGGLEAENVMLGNPSYMRVPEIIGIEIVGTRAPGITATDIALALTSFLRENNVISAYLEFFGSGVQYLNLGDRATIANMTPEYGASAGMFAIDEQTIDYLKLTGRDSDQVKLVEAYAKANGLWADAFDKATYARTLKFDLTNVTRSLAGPSKPHKLVPTSTLKDEGIVKEWTQEGDFIPDGGILIAAITSCTNTSNPRNVVAAGLLAKKANALGLDRKPWVKSSLAPGSKVAEVYLKEAGLLPELEKLGFGIVGFACTTCNGMSGALDPKIQQEVVDRDIYTTAVLSGNRNFDGRIHPYVKEAFLASPALVIAYALAGTIRFDIENDSLGKDANGNDIKLKDLWPTDEEIDAVIASSVKPEMFNEIYEPMFNRDGLTAVKAEPFYKWNPNSTYIQKPPYWEDEYMQMPALKGLRPLGVFPDNITTDHLSPSNAILPDSASGEYCLKMGLPVEDLNSYATHRGDHNTASRATLANPKLFNEMVKDENGNVKQGSLTKIMPEGTESRMWEAIEEYNKRKQPLIIIAGTNYGQGSSRDWAAKGVRLAGVEVLIAESIERIHRTNLVGMGVLPLQFKEGETRFTYNIDGSETFDIEGEITPRCDLTVVMTRANGEVVKFNVLCRLDTSAEVEVYKNGGILQKFAKDVVAEG
- a CDS encoding citrate/2-methylcitrate synthase, translating into MSGLAGVTAGQSSICTCGLGNGLNYRGYDIADLALKADFEEVAYLLLVGELPNKKELKLFQDKIIEARQLPAAVKEVLRAIPASAHPMDVMKTATSAYGCVFPEAEDFSDQMDKITKLLGAFPSFLVYWHHWHVNGKEIDLISEEQTMAGFIVERLKEKKPFDVEVKAMNAMLTLYAEHEFNASTFANRITASTLSDIYSCMTTGIGTLKGHLHGGANEVAIKFVLQFDNVEHALAEVDKLFAKKEKIMGFGHRVYRELDPRSPIGFELAKELKELETSDPKLFDIAKAIRDKVKAEKGLPDNIDFFGGLIYHYMQIERLYYTPLFIMSRAAGWAAHAFEQRANNRIIRPSSEYTGPEPRAFVALADR
- the prpB gene encoding methylisocitrate lyase, with the protein product MSAGKRFREALAQEKPLQIVGTINAYQALQATKVGHKAIYLSGGGIANASYGLPDLGMTMIEDVCIDVRRITSICDTPLIVDADTGWGHAFNVARTVKEFIRSGAAGLHIEDQVAAKRCGHRPNKELVSTEEMCDRIRAAVDAKNELDPDFYIIARTDAHASEGQQAAVDRALAYVEAGADAIFAEAIHTLKEYKEFTEKMSVPVLANITEFGATPMFTTEELAEVGIDMVLYPLSAFRAMNKAALAVYQELKDKGTQEGVLDTMQTRMELYDMLGYHDYEKKMDALFAKGKAK